One Mycolicibacterium crocinum DNA window includes the following coding sequences:
- a CDS encoding valine--tRNA ligase gives MTTTDDSRADALPKSWDPGAVETGMYQGWVDSGYFTADATSGKPAYSIVLPPPNVTGSLHMGHALDHTLMDALTRRKRMQGYEVLWLPGMDHAGIATQSVVEKQLAVDGKTKEDFGRELFVDKVWDWKRESGGTIGAQMRRLGDGVDWSRDRFTMDEGLSRAVRTIFKRLYDAGLIYQAERLVNWSPVLETAISDLEVKYEDVEGELVSFRYGSLEDAQPHIIVATTRVETMLGDTAVAVHPDDERYRHLVGQSLPHPFLDRQIIIVADAHVDPEFGTGAVKVTPAHDPNDFEIGVRHNLPMPSIMDTKGRIAGTGTRFDGLDRFEARVAVREALAEEGRIVAEKRPYLHSVGHSERSGEPIEPRLSLQWWVKVESMAKAAGDAVRGGDIVIHPKSLEPRWFGWVDDMHDWCISRQLWWGHRIPIWHGPDGQKVCVGPDEAPPEGWEQDPDVLDTWFSSALWPFSTMGWPERTPEIEKFYPTSVLVTGYDILFFWVARMVMFGTFVSGDEIITLDGARGPQVPFENVFLHGLIRDEHGRKMSKSRGNGIDPLDWVELFGADALRFTLARGASPGGDLSIGEDHARASRNFATKLFNATRFALMNGAAPALLPDIAELTNADRWILGRLEEVRAEVDSAFDGYEFSRACESLYHFAWDEFCDWYLELAKVQLAEGLSDTTAVLAAVLDVLLKLLHPVMPFVTEALWKALTNNESLVIAEWPAASGVALDQVAAQRIADVQKLVTEIRRFRSDQGLADRQKVPARLSGVDAAGLGGQVAAVTALAWLTDASADFNASAHIEVRLSAGTVNVEVDTSGTVDVAAERRRLEKDLAAANKELAGTTAKLDNEAFLAKAPDDVVAKIRGRQQLAREEVERITARLAALA, from the coding sequence GTGACCACCACTGACGACTCTCGCGCTGACGCCCTCCCCAAGTCGTGGGATCCGGGCGCCGTAGAGACCGGGATGTATCAGGGCTGGGTCGACTCCGGCTATTTCACGGCCGACGCCACCAGCGGTAAGCCCGCGTATTCGATCGTGCTGCCGCCGCCCAACGTCACCGGCAGCCTGCACATGGGTCACGCGCTGGATCACACGTTGATGGATGCGCTGACCCGCCGCAAGCGCATGCAGGGCTACGAGGTGCTGTGGCTGCCGGGGATGGATCACGCCGGCATCGCCACCCAGAGCGTGGTGGAAAAGCAGCTCGCCGTGGACGGCAAGACCAAGGAAGACTTCGGTCGCGAGCTGTTCGTCGACAAGGTGTGGGACTGGAAGCGGGAGTCCGGCGGAACCATCGGCGCCCAGATGCGCCGCCTAGGCGACGGCGTCGACTGGAGCCGGGACCGGTTCACCATGGACGAGGGACTGTCCCGGGCGGTGCGCACAATCTTCAAGCGGCTGTACGACGCCGGGCTCATCTATCAGGCCGAGCGGCTGGTCAACTGGTCGCCGGTGCTGGAGACGGCGATCTCGGATCTCGAGGTCAAGTACGAGGACGTCGAGGGCGAGCTGGTGTCGTTTCGCTACGGCTCCTTGGAGGACGCACAGCCCCATATCATCGTCGCTACCACCCGTGTGGAGACCATGCTCGGCGACACCGCCGTCGCAGTGCACCCCGACGACGAGCGCTACCGGCATCTGGTCGGCCAGAGCTTGCCGCACCCGTTTCTGGACCGGCAGATCATCATTGTCGCCGACGCGCACGTCGACCCCGAATTCGGCACCGGCGCAGTCAAAGTCACCCCGGCGCACGACCCGAACGACTTCGAGATCGGCGTGCGGCACAACCTGCCGATGCCGTCGATCATGGACACCAAGGGCCGGATCGCGGGTACCGGAACACGATTCGACGGACTCGACCGGTTCGAGGCCCGGGTCGCCGTGCGCGAAGCGCTGGCCGAAGAGGGCCGCATCGTCGCCGAGAAGCGGCCGTACCTGCACAGCGTTGGGCACTCCGAACGCAGCGGTGAGCCGATCGAGCCGCGGCTGAGCCTGCAGTGGTGGGTGAAGGTGGAGTCGATGGCCAAGGCGGCCGGCGATGCGGTGCGCGGCGGCGACATCGTGATCCACCCGAAGAGCCTGGAGCCGCGCTGGTTCGGCTGGGTCGACGACATGCACGACTGGTGCATCTCGCGACAGCTGTGGTGGGGGCACCGCATCCCGATCTGGCACGGCCCGGACGGTCAGAAAGTGTGCGTCGGACCCGACGAGGCCCCGCCCGAGGGTTGGGAGCAGGACCCGGACGTCCTGGACACCTGGTTCTCGTCGGCGCTGTGGCCGTTCTCCACGATGGGCTGGCCGGAACGCACCCCGGAGATCGAGAAGTTCTATCCGACAAGCGTTTTGGTCACCGGCTACGACATCCTGTTCTTCTGGGTCGCGCGCATGGTGATGTTCGGCACGTTCGTCTCGGGCGATGAGATCATCACGCTCGACGGTGCGCGGGGTCCGCAGGTGCCGTTCGAGAACGTCTTCCTGCACGGGCTGATCCGCGACGAGCACGGCCGCAAGATGAGCAAGTCCCGTGGCAACGGTATCGACCCGCTGGACTGGGTGGAGTTGTTCGGCGCGGACGCGCTGCGGTTCACCCTTGCCCGCGGCGCCAGCCCCGGCGGCGATCTGTCGATCGGTGAGGACCACGCCAGGGCGTCGCGCAACTTCGCCACCAAGCTGTTCAACGCCACCCGGTTCGCGCTGATGAACGGCGCCGCCCCGGCGCTGCTGCCCGATATCGCCGAGCTCACCAACGCCGACCGGTGGATCCTCGGCCGCCTTGAAGAGGTTCGCGCCGAGGTGGATTCGGCGTTCGACGGCTACGAGTTCAGCCGAGCCTGCGAATCGCTCTACCACTTCGCCTGGGACGAATTCTGCGACTGGTACCTCGAGTTGGCCAAAGTTCAGCTTGCCGAGGGGCTTTCGGATACCACAGCGGTGCTGGCAGCGGTGCTGGATGTCCTGCTCAAGCTGTTGCACCCGGTGATGCCGTTCGTCACCGAGGCGCTGTGGAAAGCCCTGACGAACAACGAGTCACTGGTGATCGCCGAATGGCCGGCAGCGTCCGGCGTCGCATTGGATCAGGTTGCCGCGCAACGGATCGCCGATGTGCAGAAGCTGGTGACCGAGATCCGCCGGTTCCGCAGCGATCAGGGTCTGGCCGACCGGCAGAAGGTCCCGGCCCGGCTCTCCGGTGTCGATGCGGCCGGCCTGGGCGGTCAGGTCGCTGCGGTCACCGCACTGGCCTGGCTGACCGATGCGAGTGCCGACTTCAACGCCAGCGCGCATATCGAGGTCCGGCTGTCGGCAGGCACCGTCAACGTCGAGGTCGACACCTCGGGCACCGTCGACGTGGCCGCCGAACGTCGTCGCCTCGAAAAGGATCTGGCCGCCGCGAACAAGGAATTGGCAGGCACCACAGCCAAACTCGACAACGAGGCATTCCTGGCCAAGGCGCCCGACGACGTCGTCGCCAAGATCCGCGGCCGCCAGCAGTTGGCCCGCGAGGAAGTCGAGCGGATCACCGCCCGACTGGCTGCGCTGGCATGA
- a CDS encoding saccharopine dehydrogenase family protein has protein sequence MTAAQREFDIVVYGATGFVGKLTADYLARHGGDIKVALAGRSPEKLLAVRGTLGESAQDWPILTADAASPSSLADMAARTRVVITTVGPYSRYGLPLVAACAAAGTDYADLTGEAMFVRQSIDDYHKQAVDTGARIVHACGFDSIPSDMSVFALYRRAQKDGTGELGDTDFVLRGFSGGVSGGTAASMVEVFRASSSDPNTRRMLEDPYTLSQDRAVEPELGPQPDLPWRRGREIAPELAGVWTTGFVMAMYNTRIVRRSNALLDYAYGRRLRYAEYMSVGSSIAAPVVSAVASAANNGIVALGSRFFGVLPRRLVERVLPKPGTGPSEQARERGYYRAETYTTTTTGARYRATIHQEGDPGYKATSVMLGECGLALALDRDKLSDLRGVLTPAAAMGDALLDRFPAAGISLETVRLDG, from the coding sequence ATGACGGCAGCGCAGCGAGAATTCGACATCGTCGTGTACGGGGCCACCGGGTTTGTCGGCAAGCTCACCGCCGACTATCTGGCTCGCCATGGTGGCGATATCAAAGTCGCGCTGGCCGGTCGGTCGCCCGAGAAGCTGCTCGCGGTGCGGGGGACGCTCGGCGAATCGGCACAGGACTGGCCGATCCTGACCGCCGACGCCGCCTCGCCGTCGTCGCTGGCCGACATGGCTGCGCGCACCCGCGTCGTCATCACCACCGTCGGCCCCTACAGCCGCTACGGCCTGCCGTTGGTGGCGGCGTGCGCGGCCGCGGGCACTGATTACGCCGACCTCACCGGTGAGGCGATGTTCGTGCGGCAGAGCATCGACGACTACCACAAGCAGGCCGTCGACACCGGCGCGCGGATCGTGCACGCCTGCGGATTCGATTCCATCCCTTCGGATATGAGCGTGTTCGCGCTTTACCGGCGCGCCCAGAAAGACGGCACCGGTGAACTCGGCGACACCGACTTCGTCCTGCGCGGGTTCTCCGGCGGCGTGTCCGGCGGGACGGCCGCCTCGATGGTCGAGGTTTTCCGCGCCTCGTCCAGCGACCCGAACACCCGGCGCATGCTCGAGGATCCGTACACGCTGAGCCAGGACCGGGCCGTCGAGCCGGAGCTGGGGCCGCAGCCGGACCTGCCGTGGCGGCGTGGCCGGGAGATCGCGCCCGAGCTGGCCGGAGTGTGGACCACCGGCTTCGTGATGGCGATGTACAACACCCGGATCGTGCGGCGCAGCAACGCGCTTCTGGACTACGCCTACGGACGCCGGTTGCGCTACGCGGAGTACATGAGCGTGGGCTCCTCGATCGCCGCGCCGGTGGTGTCGGCCGTGGCGAGCGCGGCGAACAACGGCATCGTCGCGCTGGGCAGCCGGTTCTTCGGGGTGCTGCCGCGCCGGCTGGTGGAGCGCGTTCTGCCCAAGCCCGGCACCGGGCCCAGCGAGCAGGCCCGCGAGCGCGGCTACTACCGCGCAGAGACGTACACGACCACGACGACCGGCGCGCGCTACCGCGCCACCATCCACCAGGAGGGTGATCCTGGTTACAAAGCAACGTCGGTGATGCTCGGGGAATGCGGCCTGGCGCTGGCCCTCGACCGCGACAAGTTATCCGATCTGCGTGGGGTGTTGACGCCCGCCGCCGCCATGGGCGATGCCCTGCTCGACCGGTTCCCGGCGGCCGGGATCTCGCTCGAGACGGTCCGCCTCGACGGCTAG
- the ndk gene encoding nucleoside-diphosphate kinase produces the protein MSERTLVLIKPDGVQRQVVGEIISRIERKGLTLAALELKQVSDELARAHYAEHEGKPFFDSLLEFITSGKVVAAVLEGPRAIAAFRQLAGGTDPVEKATPGTIRGDFGLETQFNLVHGSDSPESAEREISLWFPNN, from the coding sequence GTGAGCGAGCGAACCCTGGTCCTGATCAAGCCCGACGGCGTCCAGCGGCAGGTGGTCGGGGAGATCATCAGCCGAATCGAACGCAAAGGCCTGACCCTCGCTGCCCTAGAGCTCAAGCAGGTCAGTGACGAGCTGGCTCGCGCGCACTACGCCGAACACGAGGGCAAGCCGTTCTTCGACTCGTTGCTGGAGTTCATCACCTCCGGAAAGGTCGTCGCGGCGGTCCTCGAGGGCCCCCGCGCCATCGCGGCGTTCCGGCAGCTCGCCGGGGGCACCGACCCCGTAGAGAAGGCCACTCCCGGCACGATCCGGGGCGACTTCGGCCTGGAGACACAGTTCAACCTCGTGCACGGCTCGGACTCGCCGGAGTCGGCCGAGCGCGAGATCAGCCTCTGGTTTCCCAACAACTGA
- a CDS encoding Rne/Rng family ribonuclease, which yields MANDDLYQDLPENPTPSQWEPPAPPAGDDLPERLRVHSLARVLGTTSRRVLDALSELDGRTRSPHSSVDRTDAVRVRDVLAASPEVSAEEPVEAAAVVAEDTTAAEPESTDAAETPETAEEPESRLILETTTTVETVEQSAFMPLFVAPQPVEAEPKHRKVEDDDEAEDDDEDDEDESGGDTDSDQSERPANRRRRRGRRGRGRGRGEQGGPEGEGGDDAERTEGDETAESGDASDSDDDDSDDESSTGEGATRRRRRRRRRKTGGGDDSESGSADDPPNTVVHERAPRKEKERDSNEIQGISGSTRLEAKRQRRRDGRDAGRRRPPILSEAEFLARREAVERVMVVRDKIRTEPPHEGARYTQIAVMEDGVVVEHFVTSAASASLVGNIYLGIVQNVLPSMEAAFVDIGRGRNGVLYAGEVNWEAAGLGGAQRKIEQALKPGDYVVVQVSKDPVGHKGARLTTQVSLAGRYLVYVPGASSTGISRKLPDTERQRLKEILRDVVPDDAGVIIRTASEGVKEEDIRGDVERLQERWTKIAEEAERVKGNKAGAAVALYEEPDVLVKVIRDLFNEDFSGLIVSGDDAWQTINDYVNSVAPDLVSKLTKYEPAGGPDGPDVFAVHRIDEQLAKALDRKVWLPSGGTLVIDRTEAMTVVDVNTGKFTGAGGNLEQTVTKNNLEAAEEIVRQLRLRDIGGIVVIDFIDMVLESNRDLVLRRLTEALGRDRTRHQVSEVTSLGLVQLTRKRLGTGLVEAFSTTCTHCAGRGIVLHADPVDTAQAAGRKSESGSGGGGGRRGKRGKRGRTETDEAPVAKVPQHTSEHPMFKAMAAANGKHEDDEAEEELADELERETDGEESEEALETVEEAAEDVAEEDLDDDSDDEDSDDDEDDEIDVDLDEDDEDLDEDNLDVDDDEDDADSDDDDDDLDDDLDDEDDADSDEYDDDQPVVAPEPAVPERRPRRRAAARPAGPPTS from the coding sequence GTGGCCAACGATGACCTCTATCAGGATCTACCCGAAAACCCCACCCCGTCGCAGTGGGAACCCCCGGCGCCACCCGCCGGTGACGACCTGCCCGAACGCTTGAGGGTGCATTCGCTGGCACGGGTGCTCGGTACCACCAGCCGGCGCGTGCTGGACGCCCTCAGCGAGCTCGACGGCCGCACCCGAAGCCCGCACTCCAGCGTGGACCGCACCGACGCGGTGCGGGTGCGCGACGTCCTGGCGGCCAGCCCCGAGGTCAGCGCCGAAGAGCCCGTCGAGGCCGCTGCCGTGGTGGCCGAGGACACCACAGCTGCCGAGCCTGAGTCGACCGATGCCGCCGAGACGCCCGAGACTGCCGAGGAGCCGGAGTCGCGGCTGATCCTGGAAACCACCACCACTGTCGAGACCGTCGAGCAGTCGGCCTTCATGCCGCTGTTCGTCGCGCCTCAGCCCGTCGAAGCCGAGCCCAAGCACCGCAAGGTCGAGGACGATGACGAGGCCGAAGACGACGACGAGGACGACGAGGACGAATCCGGCGGCGATACGGACAGTGATCAGTCCGAACGTCCCGCCAACCGGCGGCGACGCCGTGGCCGCCGTGGCCGCGGCCGCGGTCGCGGTGAGCAGGGCGGTCCGGAGGGTGAGGGCGGAGACGACGCCGAGCGGACCGAGGGCGACGAAACCGCCGAGTCCGGTGACGCATCCGACAGCGATGACGACGACAGCGACGACGAGTCGAGCACCGGTGAGGGTGCGACCCGCCGGCGCCGCAGACGGCGGCGCCGCAAGACCGGTGGCGGCGACGACTCCGAGAGCGGCTCGGCCGACGATCCGCCGAACACCGTCGTCCACGAGCGCGCCCCGCGCAAGGAAAAGGAACGCGACTCCAACGAAATTCAAGGCATCAGCGGCTCCACCCGCCTGGAGGCCAAGCGTCAGCGCCGCCGCGACGGTCGCGATGCCGGCCGCCGGCGCCCGCCGATCCTGTCCGAGGCCGAATTCCTGGCTCGCCGCGAGGCCGTCGAACGCGTGATGGTGGTGCGCGACAAGATCCGCACCGAACCACCGCATGAAGGGGCTCGCTACACCCAGATCGCCGTCATGGAAGACGGTGTCGTCGTCGAGCACTTTGTGACGTCGGCGGCGTCGGCTTCGCTGGTCGGCAACATCTATCTCGGCATCGTTCAGAACGTGCTGCCCTCGATGGAGGCGGCGTTCGTCGACATCGGCCGCGGCCGCAACGGTGTGCTCTACGCCGGCGAGGTCAACTGGGAAGCCGCCGGACTCGGCGGCGCGCAGCGCAAGATCGAACAGGCCCTCAAGCCCGGCGACTACGTCGTCGTCCAGGTCAGCAAGGACCCGGTCGGCCACAAGGGTGCGCGGCTGACCACCCAGGTGTCGCTGGCCGGGCGCTACCTCGTCTACGTGCCGGGTGCATCGTCGACCGGGATCAGCCGCAAGCTGCCCGACACCGAACGCCAGCGGCTCAAGGAAATCCTGCGCGACGTGGTGCCCGACGATGCCGGCGTGATCATCCGGACCGCCTCGGAAGGCGTCAAGGAAGAAGACATCCGCGGCGACGTCGAACGCCTCCAGGAACGCTGGACCAAGATCGCCGAGGAAGCCGAGCGGGTCAAGGGCAACAAGGCCGGCGCCGCCGTCGCGCTGTACGAAGAGCCCGACGTGCTGGTCAAGGTGATCCGCGATCTGTTCAACGAAGACTTCTCCGGGCTGATCGTCTCCGGCGACGACGCCTGGCAGACCATCAATGACTACGTCAATTCCGTTGCGCCGGACCTTGTTTCGAAGCTGACGAAGTACGAGCCGGCGGGTGGGCCTGATGGCCCGGATGTGTTCGCCGTGCACCGCATCGACGAGCAGCTGGCCAAGGCGTTGGACCGCAAGGTGTGGCTGCCCTCGGGCGGCACGCTGGTGATCGACCGCACTGAGGCGATGACGGTCGTCGACGTCAACACCGGCAAGTTCACCGGTGCGGGCGGCAACCTCGAGCAGACGGTCACCAAGAACAACCTCGAGGCGGCCGAGGAGATCGTGCGCCAGCTGCGGCTGCGCGATATCGGCGGCATCGTGGTCATCGACTTCATCGACATGGTGCTGGAGTCCAACCGTGACCTCGTGCTGCGGCGGCTGACCGAGGCGCTGGGCCGCGACCGTACCCGCCATCAGGTGTCGGAGGTGACCTCGCTCGGCCTGGTCCAGCTGACCCGCAAGCGGCTGGGCACCGGGCTTGTCGAGGCGTTCTCCACCACCTGTACGCACTGCGCCGGGCGGGGCATCGTGCTGCACGCCGACCCGGTCGACACGGCCCAGGCCGCCGGGCGCAAGTCCGAGTCGGGGAGCGGCGGCGGTGGTGGCCGACGCGGCAAGCGTGGCAAGCGCGGCCGTACCGAGACCGACGAAGCGCCGGTGGCGAAGGTTCCGCAGCACACCAGTGAGCACCCGATGTTCAAGGCGATGGCGGCGGCCAACGGCAAGCACGAGGACGACGAGGCCGAAGAGGAGCTCGCTGACGAGCTCGAGCGGGAGACCGACGGCGAGGAGTCCGAAGAGGCTCTCGAGACCGTCGAGGAGGCCGCCGAGGATGTTGCCGAGGAAGACCTGGACGACGACTCTGACGACGAGGATTCCGACGACGACGAGGACGACGAAATCGACGTCGACCTCGACGAAGACGACGAGGACCTCGACGAGGACAACCTCGACGTCGATGACGACGAGGACGACGCCGACTCCGACGACGATGACGACGACCTCGACGACGACCTCGACGACGAGGACGACGCCGACTCCGACGAATACGACGATGACCAGCCGGTCGTGGCGCCGGAGCCGGCGGTGCCGGAACGGCGTCCGCGGCGCCGGGCGGCGGCTCGACCAGCGGGGCCGCCGACGTCCTAG
- the folC gene encoding bifunctional tetrahydrofolate synthase/dihydrofolate synthase, with the protein MTDPTPDEIAALLQVEHLLDQRWPETKLEPSTARIEALMEMLGSPQLSYPTIHIAGTNGKTSVARIIDALLTAFSRRTGRTTSPHLQSAVERIAIDNEPISPARYVEVYREIEPFVQLVDAQSQADGGPAMSKFEVLTAMAFAAFADAPIDIAVVEVGMGGRWDATNVVDAPVAVITPIGIDHAEYLGDTIGEIAREKAGIIGAPRGELVPTDTVAVIGRQAPEAMEVLLAQAVSSDAAVAREDSEFAVLGRQVAVGGQVLQLQGLGGVYSDIFLPLHGEHQAHNAVVALAAVEAFFGAGADRQLDVDTVRAGFAAAASPGRLERIRSAPTVFLDAAHNPAGATALADALAEEFDFRFLVGVLSLMGDKDVTGILTALEPAFDQIVVTHNGSPRALEVDALALRAEEIFGPDRVVRADTLPDAIEVATAIVEDSAAEDGFSGAGIVITGSVVTAGAARTLFGKDPQ; encoded by the coding sequence ATGACCGACCCCACACCCGACGAGATCGCCGCACTCCTGCAGGTGGAGCACCTGCTCGACCAGCGTTGGCCAGAAACGAAACTCGAGCCCAGCACCGCGCGGATCGAGGCGCTGATGGAGATGCTCGGCTCACCGCAGCTGAGCTACCCGACGATCCACATCGCCGGCACCAACGGCAAGACGTCGGTGGCCCGCATCATCGATGCGCTGCTGACTGCGTTCAGCCGCCGCACCGGGCGCACCACCAGCCCACACCTGCAGTCCGCGGTCGAACGCATCGCAATCGACAACGAACCGATCAGCCCGGCCCGCTACGTCGAGGTCTACCGCGAGATCGAGCCGTTCGTACAGCTCGTCGACGCGCAGTCGCAGGCCGATGGTGGTCCGGCGATGAGCAAGTTCGAGGTGCTGACCGCGATGGCGTTCGCCGCATTCGCCGACGCGCCCATCGACATCGCCGTCGTCGAGGTCGGGATGGGCGGCCGCTGGGACGCCACCAACGTCGTCGACGCGCCCGTCGCCGTGATTACCCCGATCGGCATCGACCACGCCGAATACCTCGGTGACACCATCGGCGAGATCGCCCGCGAGAAGGCCGGCATCATCGGCGCGCCGCGCGGCGAGCTGGTGCCGACCGACACCGTCGCAGTCATCGGCCGCCAAGCTCCCGAGGCGATGGAAGTGCTTCTGGCCCAAGCGGTTTCCTCTGACGCCGCGGTGGCTCGTGAGGATTCCGAGTTCGCCGTCCTCGGCCGCCAGGTCGCCGTTGGGGGACAGGTGCTGCAGCTGCAGGGCCTCGGCGGGGTGTACTCCGACATCTTCCTGCCACTACACGGTGAGCATCAGGCCCACAACGCCGTCGTCGCGCTGGCCGCGGTCGAGGCGTTCTTCGGCGCCGGCGCCGACCGCCAGCTCGACGTCGACACAGTGCGGGCCGGATTCGCCGCAGCGGCCAGTCCCGGGCGGCTCGAGCGGATTCGTAGCGCGCCGACGGTGTTTCTCGACGCCGCACACAATCCGGCCGGCGCCACCGCATTGGCCGACGCGCTCGCTGAAGAGTTCGACTTCCGGTTCCTCGTCGGCGTGCTGTCGCTGATGGGGGACAAGGACGTCACCGGCATCCTCACCGCGCTGGAGCCGGCGTTCGACCAGATCGTGGTCACCCACAATGGCTCGCCGCGCGCGCTGGAGGTCGACGCCCTGGCGCTGCGGGCCGAAGAGATCTTCGGGCCGGACCGGGTGGTCCGGGCCGACACGCTGCCCGACGCGATCGAGGTCGCGACCGCGATTGTGGAGGATTCCGCGGCCGAAGACGGCTTCTCCGGCGCGGGCATCGTCATCACCGGATCCGTGGTGACGGCGGGGGCGGCACGCACCCTGTTCGGGAAGGACCCGCAATGA
- a CDS encoding DUF4233 domain-containing protein, whose amino-acid sequence MSDTPETPAAREPDVAGPAAPDPWKSFRGVMAGTLILEAIVVLLALPVVSMVGGGLSAWSTAYLVGFAVFLVLLAGVQGRPYAIWLNLAVQFILVAGFFVYPAVGMVGLLFVVVWAILAYLRAEVLRRQRRGLLPGQQQPSD is encoded by the coding sequence ATGAGCGACACGCCAGAGACACCAGCGGCACGTGAGCCCGATGTCGCCGGCCCAGCTGCTCCGGACCCCTGGAAGAGCTTCCGCGGGGTCATGGCCGGCACCCTCATCCTCGAGGCGATCGTCGTGCTGCTGGCGCTGCCGGTGGTCAGCATGGTCGGCGGCGGACTGAGCGCGTGGTCGACGGCGTACCTCGTGGGATTCGCGGTCTTCCTGGTGCTGCTGGCCGGTGTGCAGGGCCGGCCGTATGCCATCTGGCTGAACCTGGCCGTGCAGTTCATCCTGGTCGCCGGATTCTTCGTCTATCCGGCCGTGGGGATGGTTGGACTGCTGTTCGTGGTGGTGTGGGCGATCCTCGCCTACCTGCGCGCTGAGGTCCTGCGCAGGCAGCGCCGCGGCCTGCTGCCCGGCCAGCAGCAACCAAGTGACTGA